The sequence CCCATGGACGCCTCCTCTCACAGCGGTCTTTCTGCTTTCCGCATCCCTATGGTCATCCATGATGCGGACGGCGCGCCAAGTGGATAGACGCCGCGCGGGGGGTTTGTGACGGTACTGGTGCACAGCCGATCCGTCGAGAGCCCTTGTGCCTCAAGGGTCATGACTCATATGGCTGCTGACTGAGAGTGAAATATGATCGTCGGCGGCGGACGGGTGATCAGCACTGCGTACGGGTGAAGCCAACGCCGCACCACACCACGGGGGATCGAGAGTGTTCGGAATCGTCAGACCCTGCTCACATCGGCTCGGTGAGCGGCTTAAAACCGACTGGATGGCGCACTTGTGCGGGCTGTGTCTCGCGCTGCGCCGAGACCACGGACAGTTCGCGCGTGTCGTGACCAACTATGATGGCCTGCTCATCTCGGTCTTGACGGAGGCTCAGACCGGCCCGGCCGCCGACGCCCGCCGCACGGCCGGACCGTGCGCACTGCGCGGGATGCGGACGGCGTCCGTCGCCCAGGGCGAGGGCGCGCGGCTCGCCGCCGCGGTCTCGCTGGTGCTCGCCTCGGCCAAGCTCCGCGACCATGTCGCCGACCAGGACGGGCTGCTGGCCCGCCGGCCCGTGGCCGCCGCGGCGCGCAGGGTCGCCGCGGGCTGGGACCGGGCCGGCGCCCGTGGCGGGGCGTCGGTCGGCTTCGACACCGGCGTCCTCGTCGAGGCCGTGGACCGGCAACTGGGCCTCGAGGCACTCGCCGGGTACGGCACTGCGGTCCTGTCGGTCACCGAGCCGACCGAGACCGCGACCGCCGCCGCCTTCGCCCACACCGCGGTGCTGGCCGGGCGGCCGGGCAACGTGCGGCCC comes from Streptomyces sp. FXJ1.172 and encodes:
- a CDS encoding DUF5685 family protein; translation: MFGIVRPCSHRLGERLKTDWMAHLCGLCLALRRDHGQFARVVTNYDGLLISVLTEAQTGPAADARRTAGPCALRGMRTASVAQGEGARLAAAVSLVLASAKLRDHVADQDGLLARRPVAAAARRVAAGWDRAGARGGASVGFDTGVLVEAVDRQLGLEALAGYGTAVLSVTEPTETATAAAFAHTAVLAGRPGNVRPLEEAGRLFGRLAHLLDAVADQEADAASGAWNPLTATGTSREEARRLAEDALHGIRLALREAEFADGKLVHLLLVHELRRSVDRAFTPHPQHPHSRPPHPQGRMEPRGFLPGCGMFLLLCCSCQMCCADEYEGPWSRKKREGCCSNCDDCDCPCDGCDGCDCDGCGCDGCDCCCPCDGC